A genomic stretch from Aedes albopictus strain Foshan chromosome 2, AalbF5, whole genome shotgun sequence includes:
- the LOC109408065 gene encoding uncharacterized protein LOC109408065: MNGMKCAFLILAVIASVAWAGPTTTARPDTADAPKPAKDSSPEVPAVVKETSQSAANATVVGKALEAPKNQTSEPAPAAKDAKDKKDQPPVDLSAESVEVKPPSKAPEPSNLQVDELVGAPFSIEFDDMQGDQPASVESAELVPAPVAGVVSAVDAKDQSALPVVVVDDKQASSGAKADSGRDAWGSLIDGIIGQLQDLKRKTRAIEELAHRK; encoded by the exons ATGAACG GTATGAAGTGTGCTTTTCTGATCCTGGCAGTGATCGCCAGCGTTGCTTGGGCCGGACCAACTACCACAGCCCGTCCGGATACCGCTGATGCACCCAAACCGGCCAAGGATAGCTCCCCGGAAGTTCCGGCCGTAGTGAAGGAAACTTCCCAGTCTGCCGCCAATGCTACCGTCGTTGGAAAAGCTCTGGAAGCACCGAAGAATCAGACCAGTGAACCCGCCCCAGCTGCCAAGGACGCCAAAGACAAGAAAGATCAGCCGCCAGTTGATCTTTCGGCAGAATCGGTGGAGGTGAAACCTCCTAGCAAAGCCCCCGAACCATCCAACCTGCAAGTCGACGAACTGGTCGGAGCTCCGTTCTCGATTGAATTCGATGACATGCAGGGCGATCAGCCAGCCTCAGTTGAATCTGCAGAGCTGGTTCCCGCACCAGTGGCCGGAGTTGTCTCCGCAGTAGATGCTAAGGATCAATCGGCACTGCCTGTGGTGGTTGTGGATGACAAGCAGGCCAGTTCGGGAGCTAAGGCCGATTCCGGACGGGATGCGTGGGGCTCGCTGATCGATGGAATCATCGGTCAACTTCAGGACCTGAAGAGGAAGACCCGAGCCATCGAGGAGCTGGCTCACAGGAAGTGA